From Paraburkholderia sabiae, a single genomic window includes:
- a CDS encoding acyl-CoA dehydrogenase family protein, translating into MNFDYTPKVQALRDKLLAFFDEHIYPNEQAFAAEVARNRQAGNAWVPTELMESLKQQARDAGLWNLFLPDSERGAGLTNLEYAPLCEIMGRVPWAPEVFNCSAPDTGNMETIERYGSDENKREWLEPLLQGQIRSAFLMTEPEVASSDATNIQTSIVRDGDSYVINGHKWWSSGAGDPRCKLLIVMGKTDPDAPRHQQQSMILVPADAAGVTVHRPLTVFGYDDAPHGHMEITLDDVRVPAANMLLGEGRGFEIAQGRLGPGRIHHCMRLIGLAERALELMSKRALQRVAFGKPIAAQTVTQERIAEARCLIEQARLLTLKTAYMMDTVGNKGARGEIAMIKVVAPNMACTVIDWAIQAHGAAGMSDDFPLAYAYTTARWLRFADGPDEVHRNAIAKIELGKYAQQQAG; encoded by the coding sequence ATGAATTTCGACTACACCCCGAAAGTTCAGGCACTGCGCGACAAGCTGCTCGCTTTCTTCGACGAGCACATCTATCCGAATGAACAGGCGTTTGCCGCTGAAGTGGCGCGCAACCGTCAGGCGGGCAATGCGTGGGTGCCGACAGAACTGATGGAAAGCCTGAAGCAGCAGGCGCGCGATGCCGGTCTATGGAATCTGTTTCTGCCCGACTCGGAGCGCGGCGCGGGCCTGACGAATCTCGAGTACGCGCCCCTTTGCGAAATCATGGGCCGCGTGCCTTGGGCGCCCGAGGTCTTCAACTGCAGCGCGCCTGACACGGGCAACATGGAAACCATCGAGCGCTACGGCAGCGACGAGAACAAGCGCGAGTGGCTGGAGCCGCTGCTGCAAGGTCAGATCCGTTCGGCATTTCTGATGACGGAGCCGGAAGTCGCTTCATCGGATGCGACGAACATCCAGACGAGCATCGTGCGCGACGGCGATTCATACGTGATCAACGGCCACAAGTGGTGGTCGTCGGGTGCGGGCGATCCGCGCTGCAAGCTGCTGATCGTGATGGGCAAGACCGACCCGGACGCGCCGCGTCATCAGCAGCAATCGATGATTCTCGTGCCGGCCGACGCCGCGGGCGTGACCGTGCATCGACCGCTGACGGTGTTCGGTTATGACGACGCGCCGCACGGCCACATGGAGATCACGCTCGACGATGTGCGCGTGCCGGCCGCGAACATGCTGCTCGGTGAGGGGCGTGGGTTTGAAATCGCGCAGGGGCGATTGGGGCCGGGGAGGATTCATCATTGCATGCGGTTGATCGGGCTGGCTGAGCGTGCGCTCGAATTGATGTCGAAGCGTGCCTTGCAGCGGGTTGCGTTCGGCAAACCGATTGCCGCGCAGACGGTCACGCAGGAGCGGATTGCCGAAGCGCGTTGCTTGATCGAGCAGGCGCGGTTGTTGACGCTCAAGACCGCGTACATGATGGACACCGTCGGGAACAAGGGCGCTCGCGGTGAGATCGCGATGATCAAGGTTGTGGCGCCTAATATGGCTTGCACTGTGATTGATTGGGCTATTCAGGCGCATGGCGCGGCTGGGATGAGTGACGATTTTCCTCTTGCCTATGCATATACCACCGCGCGGTGGCTGCGGTTTGCTGATGGGCCCGATGAGGTTCATCGCAATGCTATTGCCAAGATTGAGCTTGGCAAGTATGCCCAGCAGCAGGCTGGTTGA
- a CDS encoding phosphotransferase — MPHDATPAGSTTQTDYSAFEGTRPVSERQRIDIDALSAWLAQHVDGFAGPLTLEQFAGGQSNPTFKLITPTRSYVMRAKPGPSAKLLPSAHAIEREYRVMHALRDTDVPVATMLALCEDESVIGRAFYVMEFVQGRVLWDQSLPGMTPAQRGAIYDEMNRVIAALHTVDVGKAGLADYGKPGNYFARQIGRWSKQYQASETEPIDAMHRLIEWLPQHMPADTNARPSVVHGDYRLDNLIFHPHEPRVLAVLDWELSTLGDPLADFAYHCMAWHVDPAQFRGIAGLDWAALGIPDEAQYVQRYCERTGLTIRGDWNFYLAYNMFRIAAILQGIMKRVVDGTAASEQALDAGRRARPMAELAWRYAQKVR, encoded by the coding sequence ATGCCGCACGACGCGACACCAGCCGGATCGACGACGCAAACCGATTATTCAGCCTTCGAAGGCACGCGTCCCGTCAGCGAACGGCAACGCATCGACATCGATGCGCTGTCGGCGTGGCTCGCGCAACATGTCGACGGATTTGCCGGGCCGTTGACGCTCGAACAGTTCGCAGGCGGCCAGTCGAATCCCACGTTCAAGCTGATCACGCCGACGCGTTCCTATGTGATGCGCGCGAAGCCCGGGCCGTCCGCGAAACTGCTGCCGTCCGCGCATGCAATCGAACGCGAGTATCGCGTGATGCATGCGCTGCGCGACACCGACGTGCCCGTCGCGACGATGCTCGCGCTGTGCGAAGACGAAAGCGTGATCGGGCGCGCGTTCTATGTGATGGAGTTCGTGCAGGGCCGCGTGCTTTGGGATCAGTCTCTGCCCGGCATGACGCCCGCGCAGCGCGGCGCGATCTATGACGAGATGAATCGCGTGATCGCCGCGCTGCATACCGTCGATGTCGGCAAGGCCGGGCTCGCCGATTACGGCAAGCCGGGCAATTATTTCGCGCGGCAGATCGGCAGATGGAGCAAGCAGTATCAGGCGTCGGAGACGGAGCCGATCGACGCGATGCATCGTCTGATCGAATGGCTGCCGCAGCATATGCCCGCCGACACGAACGCGCGCCCTTCCGTCGTGCACGGCGATTACCGGCTCGACAACCTGATCTTTCATCCGCATGAACCGCGCGTGCTCGCCGTGCTCGACTGGGAACTGTCGACGCTCGGCGATCCTCTCGCCGACTTCGCGTATCACTGCATGGCGTGGCACGTCGATCCCGCGCAGTTTCGCGGCATCGCGGGTCTCGACTGGGCCGCGCTCGGCATTCCCGACGAGGCACAGTACGTGCAACGCTATTGCGAGCGCACCGGCCTGACGATACGCGGCGACTGGAACTTCTATCTCGCGTACAACATGTTCCGAATCGCGGCGATCCTGCAAGGGATCATGAAGCGCGTCGTCGACGGCACGGCAGCGAGCGAACAGGCGCTCGACGCAGGACGCCGCGCTCGCCCGATGGCAGAACTCGCGTGGCGCTACGCGCAGAAAGTGCGTTGA
- a CDS encoding glutathione binding-like protein, which produces MIDIYSWATPNGHKIHIMLEETGLEYKAHPINIGAGDQFTKEFLAISPNNKIPAIVDDDGPKRADGAPFALFESGAILLYLAEKTGKFLPTDPAARYETLQWLMFQMGGVGPMLGQTHHFRVYAPQPIEYAINRYTNEAKRLYGVMDTQLGKTRYLAGNDYTIADIATFPWTRSWQNQGLQIDDFPNVKRWHEEIAARPAVQRGVEVLASARVPLMDDKAKEMLFGATQYAKH; this is translated from the coding sequence ATGATCGACATCTACAGCTGGGCCACCCCGAACGGCCACAAAATCCACATCATGCTCGAGGAAACGGGCCTCGAATACAAAGCCCACCCGATCAACATCGGCGCAGGCGACCAGTTCACCAAAGAATTCCTGGCGATCAGCCCGAACAACAAAATCCCTGCGATCGTCGACGATGACGGCCCGAAACGCGCAGACGGTGCACCATTCGCCCTGTTCGAGTCAGGCGCAATCCTGCTCTACCTCGCCGAGAAAACGGGCAAATTCCTGCCCACCGACCCGGCAGCACGTTACGAGACGCTGCAATGGCTAATGTTTCAGATGGGCGGCGTCGGCCCGATGCTCGGTCAGACACACCACTTCCGCGTCTACGCGCCGCAGCCGATCGAATACGCGATCAACCGCTACACGAACGAAGCAAAACGCCTTTACGGCGTGATGGATACGCAACTCGGCAAGACGCGCTATCTGGCAGGCAACGACTATACGATCGCCGACATCGCGACGTTCCCATGGACCCGCTCATGGCAAAACCAGGGCTTGCAGATCGACGACTTCCCGAACGTGAAGCGCTGGCACGAAGAAATCGCCGCGCGCCCCGCGGTGCAACGCGGCGTCGAAGTGCTGGCGTCGGCGCGCGTGCCGCTCATGGACGACAAGGCCAAAGAAATGCTGTTCGGCGCGACGCAGTACGCAAAGCACTGA
- a CDS encoding MaoC family dehydratase, whose protein sequence is MTPELTLGSADDVRALVGESPRMSEWVEIDQASVDRFAVATGDHQWIHVDPERAKRESPFGGPIAHGFLTLSLIPALLIETFRFEQRMGVNYGLNRVRFTAPVPVGSQLRASFGVASVTDVEAGGVQIAWNVTLERQGSERPVCVAEFITRHYF, encoded by the coding sequence ATGACGCCCGAGCTGACGCTCGGCTCGGCAGATGATGTGCGTGCGCTCGTCGGCGAGTCGCCGCGCATGAGCGAGTGGGTTGAGATCGATCAGGCGAGCGTCGACCGCTTTGCGGTGGCGACGGGCGATCATCAATGGATCCACGTCGATCCTGAACGCGCAAAGCGCGAGTCGCCGTTTGGCGGACCGATCGCGCATGGTTTTCTGACGCTGTCGCTGATCCCGGCGCTGCTCATCGAGACGTTCCGTTTCGAGCAGCGCATGGGCGTCAACTACGGGCTCAATCGCGTGCGTTTTACGGCGCCGGTGCCCGTCGGCTCGCAATTGCGCGCGAGCTTCGGCGTCGCGAGCGTGACGGACGTCGAAGCAGGCGGCGTGCAGATCGCGTGGAATGTGACGCTCGAACGGCAGGGCAGCGAGCGGCCCGTGTGTGTCGCCGAGTTCATTACGCGGCACTATTTCTAG
- a CDS encoding histidine phosphatase family protein has protein sequence MSTPGYQLPKRRRIYLMRHGDVTYFDTSGKTIDPERVPLNDNGRAQADAAGSAFAEQNVRFDRVIASGLPRTVETAQRVLAQMSAEVAIDIEPAWEEIRGGKPGSIPAADLEATFLAGFDGIVAEDMQFLGGETIGALFDRVLPALTALREDESWDVALLVLHGGVNRAILSHAITAGGRTFFGHLAQATGCINALDVGAAPRDWVVRLINHSPPSPLHRDVRNTSMEMLYAQFIQSRRS, from the coding sequence ATGAGCACGCCGGGTTATCAGCTGCCGAAACGCCGCCGCATCTATCTGATGCGGCACGGCGACGTCACGTACTTCGATACGTCCGGCAAGACGATCGACCCGGAGCGCGTGCCGCTCAACGACAACGGCCGCGCACAGGCCGATGCCGCGGGCAGCGCTTTCGCCGAACAGAACGTGCGCTTCGATCGCGTGATCGCGAGCGGCTTGCCGCGCACGGTCGAAACGGCGCAGCGCGTGCTGGCGCAAATGAGCGCGGAAGTCGCCATCGATATCGAACCCGCCTGGGAAGAAATCCGCGGCGGCAAGCCAGGCTCGATTCCCGCCGCCGATCTCGAAGCGACTTTTCTCGCCGGGTTCGACGGCATCGTCGCGGAGGACATGCAGTTTCTCGGCGGCGAAACGATCGGCGCATTGTTCGATCGCGTGCTGCCCGCGCTCACGGCGCTGCGCGAAGACGAATCGTGGGACGTCGCGCTGCTCGTGCTGCACGGCGGCGTCAATCGCGCGATTCTCTCGCACGCGATCACGGCGGGTGGCCGCACGTTCTTCGGCCATCTCGCGCAGGCGACGGGCTGCATCAACGCACTCGACGTCGGCGCGGCGCCGCGCGACTGGGTCGTGCGGCTCATCAATCATTCGCCGCCTTCACCGCTGCATCGCGACGTGCGCAATACGTCGATGGAAATGCTGTACGCGCAATTCATCCAGAGCAGGCGCAGCTAG
- a CDS encoding MaoC family dehydratase, with amino-acid sequence MGLSYEDMEVGTTYEVGSHTFTRNEVVQFAEQFDPQPFHVSDAGAAASPYGTLIASGWHTCSVMMGMLVRNSLAGSTSMGSPGIDDLRWLKPVRVGDTIRMTNSVLDKRVSASKPDRGIVSTEWRGFNQHGELVITVRSRAIFGLRNPGAAA; translated from the coding sequence ATGGGTTTGAGCTACGAGGATATGGAAGTCGGCACGACGTATGAAGTCGGCTCGCACACGTTCACGCGCAACGAGGTCGTCCAGTTTGCCGAGCAGTTCGACCCGCAGCCGTTCCACGTGAGCGATGCGGGCGCGGCCGCGTCGCCGTACGGCACCTTGATCGCGAGCGGCTGGCACACGTGCTCGGTGATGATGGGCATGCTCGTGCGCAACTCGCTGGCGGGATCGACGTCGATGGGGTCGCCCGGCATCGACGATCTGCGCTGGCTCAAGCCGGTGCGTGTCGGCGACACGATCCGCATGACCAACAGCGTGCTCGACAAACGCGTGTCGGCGAGCAAGCCGGATCGCGGCATCGTGTCGACGGAATGGCGGGGTTTCAATCAGCACGGCGAACTGGTGATCACCGTGCGTTCGAGGGCGATCTTCGGGCTGCGCAATCCGGGAGCGGCCGCATGA